A stretch of the Glutamicibacter sp. JL.03c genome encodes the following:
- a CDS encoding FAD-binding protein translates to MEPETKELNWAGNREYRTSELLHPTSTEQLQEQVRAASKVRVLGSRHSFNDIADTSGTMICLAKMPAVIDIDAQSMSVRVSGGTTYGALADALHAAGFALQNLASLPHISVAGAVSTGTHGSGEAHGNLATAVSAIELVLADGSKLSVNRNAPEFNGYVVSLGALGVITHLTLDIVPSFDVQQTVYEQLSWDKVLNNFDGIQASAYSVSLFTDWSGDVVGQTWLKRRVGDALLDDIDQGKFGGLAASVPMHPLPGADGAICSEQLGVAGPWSDRLSHFRMDFMPSAGAELQTEYLVPRKYAVAAMTAMRELSSVVTPMLLVAEVRTIAADELWLSGNYGRDGIALHFTWKPQQQAVEAILPQVESALATFAARPHWGKLFAATATELEKLYPKFSDFISLARRLDPAGKFRNEFLESKIFGA, encoded by the coding sequence GTGGAGCCAGAGACCAAGGAACTCAATTGGGCAGGAAACCGTGAGTACCGGACCAGCGAACTGCTGCACCCCACCAGCACCGAGCAGCTGCAGGAACAGGTGCGCGCCGCCAGCAAGGTGCGCGTGCTGGGTTCCCGCCATTCCTTTAATGACATTGCCGATACCAGCGGAACCATGATCTGCCTGGCCAAGATGCCTGCAGTCATTGACATCGATGCGCAGTCCATGAGCGTGCGCGTCAGTGGCGGGACCACCTATGGCGCGCTGGCCGATGCGCTGCACGCCGCCGGTTTTGCGCTGCAGAATCTCGCTTCGCTGCCGCATATCTCGGTGGCCGGCGCGGTATCCACTGGTACCCATGGTTCGGGCGAAGCCCACGGCAACCTGGCTACCGCCGTCAGCGCGATCGAACTCGTGCTGGCCGATGGTTCGAAGCTCTCGGTCAATCGAAACGCCCCGGAATTCAACGGTTATGTGGTGTCCCTTGGCGCGCTAGGCGTGATCACACATCTGACCTTGGATATCGTTCCGAGCTTTGATGTGCAGCAAACCGTGTATGAGCAGCTGTCCTGGGACAAAGTTCTGAACAACTTTGATGGAATCCAGGCCTCTGCCTACAGTGTCAGCCTGTTCACCGATTGGAGCGGGGACGTGGTGGGCCAAACATGGCTCAAGCGTCGTGTTGGCGATGCACTTCTCGATGATATTGATCAGGGAAAATTCGGCGGTCTGGCGGCGAGTGTTCCGATGCACCCATTGCCCGGAGCCGATGGCGCGATCTGCAGCGAACAGCTCGGGGTGGCTGGGCCTTGGTCGGATCGTCTCTCGCATTTCCGCATGGACTTCATGCCCAGTGCCGGTGCTGAGTTGCAGACTGAATATCTGGTCCCACGTAAATACGCTGTTGCGGCCATGACCGCAATGCGCGAGCTTTCCTCGGTAGTCACCCCGATGCTGCTGGTGGCAGAGGTACGGACCATCGCCGCCGATGAGTTGTGGCTCAGCGGCAATTACGGCCGCGACGGCATTGCCCTGCACTTTACGTGGAAGCCGCAGCAGCAGGCGGTCGAGGCAATTCTTCCGCAGGTTGAATCAGCTCTCGCAACTTTTGCCGCTCGTCCGCATTGGGGCAAGCTCTTTGCCGCCACGGCAACCGAACTGGAGAAGCTGTACCCGAAGTTTAGTGACTTCATTTCGCTGGCACGGCGCTTGGATCCTGCTGGCAAATTCCGCAACGAATTCCTTGAGAGCAAGATTTTTGGTGCGTAG